From a region of the Eulemur rufifrons isolate Redbay chromosome 7, OSU_ERuf_1, whole genome shotgun sequence genome:
- the MRPL41 gene encoding large ribosomal subunit protein mL41: MGLLSAAARVVVRGADRMSKWTSKRGPRTFCKGRGAKGTGFFASGWKFVQIKEKVPEFVVPDLAGFKLKPYVSYRAPAGADAPLTARELFVEAVAPAIEKDFKDGTFDPDNLEKYGFEPTQEGKLFQLYPRNFLR; this comes from the coding sequence ATGGGCCTCCTGAGCGCGGCGGCCCGAGTCGTGGTCCGCGGCGCGGACAGGATGAGCAAGTGGACGAGCAAGCGAGGGCCGCGCACCTTCTGCAAGGGCCGGGGCGCAAAGGGCACCGGCTTCTTCGCCTCGGGCTGGAAGTTTGTGCAGATAAAGGAGAAGGTCCCGGAGTTCGTCGTCCCGGACTTGGCCGGCTTCAAGCTCAAGCCCTACGTGAGCTACCGCGCTCCTGCGGGCGCCGACGCGCCGCTGACGGCCAGGGAGCTCTTCGTGGAAGCAGTCGCACCTGCTATCGAGAAGGACTTCAAGGACGGCACTTTCGATCCTGACAACCTGGAAAAGTACGGTTTTGAGCCCACACAGGAAGGCAAGCTCTTCCAGCTGTATCCGAGGAATTTCCTGCGCTAG